A region from the Cryptosporangium arvum DSM 44712 genome encodes:
- a CDS encoding bifunctional 3'-5' exonuclease/DNA polymerase has product MGLVPAWGGGGWLAEIDAAGQVTGPVRWCADGAALARAVAEREAAEKPRWLWPTATAVYPALLAAGVRVERCHDVELVESLLVGYEGHWGEPRSLAAALARARGLPVPPDRPPRPRDTQPVLFAADVEATVETTESLDVLAEVYRAQLRRIAAVEHPDRFRLLVAAESAGALAAAEMGHDGLPWSAERHDALLESMLGARPLPGDLPARLHELAADVRAAFGGMKVNPDAPADVVRAFGRVGIQIPSTRSWVLKRVEHPAVAPILAYKELSRIFAAHGWSWQDTWVSGGRMRPEYVAGGVVSGRWATRGGAALQLPKAVRQAVVADPGHVFVAADASALEPRVLAAMSGDRRLAEFAAAGDLYTALAADAFDNDRARAKLGMLGALYGQTSGEGGRLAHVLRRRFPDALAAVDSAARAGEEGRLVRSRLGRTCPPPGRSWLSDPGGEGSPTGEAPALDAIGGRSGGGGTDGAGGGAGGHGDGASGDGGFGDAGEGEPGAADQARRAARGRFTRNFLVQATAAEWALIWLVGLRRRLGPTEAAGARLVFFVHDEVVVHCPEPMADEVRTAVLAAADEARRLLFGETPVRFPLDVAVVRSYADA; this is encoded by the coding sequence CGCGCTGGCCCGGGCGGTCGCCGAACGAGAAGCCGCGGAGAAGCCGCGCTGGCTCTGGCCCACCGCCACGGCCGTCTACCCGGCGCTGCTGGCGGCCGGCGTCCGGGTCGAGCGGTGCCACGACGTCGAACTGGTCGAGTCGCTTCTGGTCGGCTACGAGGGGCACTGGGGGGAACCCCGGTCGCTGGCCGCCGCGCTGGCCCGGGCCCGGGGCCTGCCGGTGCCCCCCGACCGGCCGCCGCGCCCGCGCGACACCCAGCCGGTGCTGTTCGCCGCCGACGTCGAGGCGACCGTCGAGACCACCGAATCCCTCGACGTGCTGGCCGAGGTCTACCGCGCCCAGCTGCGCCGGATCGCCGCGGTGGAGCACCCCGACCGGTTCCGGCTCCTCGTCGCGGCCGAGTCCGCCGGTGCGCTGGCCGCGGCCGAGATGGGGCACGACGGCCTGCCCTGGTCGGCCGAGCGGCACGACGCGCTGCTGGAGTCGATGCTCGGGGCGCGGCCGCTCCCCGGTGATCTCCCGGCGCGCCTGCACGAGCTCGCGGCCGACGTGCGTGCCGCGTTCGGCGGGATGAAGGTCAACCCCGATGCCCCGGCCGACGTCGTGCGCGCGTTCGGGCGGGTCGGTATCCAGATCCCGTCGACCCGCTCCTGGGTGCTCAAGCGGGTCGAGCATCCGGCCGTCGCGCCGATCCTCGCGTACAAGGAACTGTCCCGGATCTTCGCCGCCCATGGCTGGAGCTGGCAGGACACCTGGGTATCGGGCGGGCGGATGCGGCCGGAGTACGTAGCCGGTGGCGTGGTCTCGGGGCGGTGGGCCACGCGCGGCGGCGCGGCGCTCCAGCTGCCGAAGGCCGTGCGTCAGGCCGTGGTGGCCGATCCGGGCCACGTGTTCGTCGCCGCCGACGCCTCGGCGCTGGAGCCGCGGGTGCTCGCGGCGATGTCCGGCGATCGGCGGCTGGCCGAGTTCGCCGCCGCCGGAGATCTATACACCGCGCTGGCCGCGGACGCGTTCGACAACGACAGGGCCAGGGCGAAACTCGGGATGCTCGGCGCGCTCTACGGGCAGACGAGCGGGGAGGGTGGCCGCTTGGCGCACGTGCTGCGCCGGCGTTTTCCCGACGCGCTGGCCGCGGTCGACTCCGCCGCCCGAGCCGGCGAGGAGGGTCGGCTGGTGCGTTCCCGGCTCGGGCGCACCTGCCCGCCGCCGGGCCGGTCCTGGCTCTCCGACCCCGGCGGCGAGGGTTCCCCCACCGGTGAGGCCCCGGCGCTCGACGCCATCGGTGGCCGGTCCGGCGGGGGCGGCACGGACGGAGCGGGAGGCGGGGCCGGGGGCCATGGCGACGGGGCGAGTGGTGACGGGGGCTTCGGAGACGCCGGGGAGGGTGAACCGGGGGCGGCGGATCAGGCGCGGCGCGCCGCTCGGGGGCGGTTCACGCGGAATTTCCTCGTGCAGGCCACAGCCGCGGAGTGGGCGCTGATCTGGCTGGTCGGGCTACGGCGGCGGCTGGGTCCGACCGAGGCCGCCGGCGCCCGGCTGGTGTTCTTCGTGCACGACGAGGTCGTCGTGCACTGCCCGGAGCCGATGGCCGACGAGGTCCGCACGGCCGTGCTGGCCGCCGCCGACGAGGCCCGCCGGCTGCTGTTCGGCGAGACGCCGGTGCGCTTCCCGCTCGACGTGGCGGTCGTCCGCTCCTACGCGGACGCGTGA
- a CDS encoding DUF3817 domain-containing protein → MNPGVKAALTRFRIAAYVVGVGLLVLVLVAMPLKYFGDTPEVSSIVSPIHGFLYMVYLGVTLDLAMRLRWPALKIIGVMLAGTIPFLSFVIERRVHRQAVARLEPRDGVPASA, encoded by the coding sequence GTGAATCCTGGAGTGAAAGCGGCCCTGACCCGCTTCCGGATCGCCGCGTACGTCGTGGGTGTGGGACTGCTGGTGCTCGTGCTGGTGGCGATGCCGCTGAAGTACTTCGGCGACACCCCCGAGGTGAGCTCGATCGTCAGCCCGATCCACGGCTTCCTCTACATGGTGTACCTCGGCGTGACGCTCGATCTGGCGATGCGGCTGCGCTGGCCGGCGCTGAAGATCATCGGCGTGATGCTCGCCGGCACGATCCCGTTCCTCTCGTTCGTCATCGAGCGCCGGGTGCACCGCCAGGCGGTCGCCCGACTCGAGCCACGCGACGGCGTTCCCGCCTCCGCCTAG
- a CDS encoding STAS domain-containing protein has product MPIPDRPRSLYDRHGRDAVRVGVAVSVRKEPTLDSTPWSLTIEQVGSETVLRASGALDLDTAGRLRSAATSALRQAHSAPTLTVDLAEVTFLDSTGLGVLVTLWHEARNAGGKFQVSRPSPTATRILEITGVDALFDLA; this is encoded by the coding sequence ATGCCGATACCTGACCGACCGCGGTCGCTCTACGACCGGCACGGAAGGGACGCCGTTAGAGTCGGTGTCGCCGTCTCTGTCCGGAAGGAGCCGACGCTGGACAGCACGCCGTGGTCGCTCACGATCGAACAGGTCGGGAGCGAGACCGTTCTGCGCGCGAGCGGCGCGCTCGATCTCGACACCGCCGGTCGGCTCCGCTCGGCCGCGACGTCCGCGCTCCGGCAGGCGCACTCCGCCCCCACGCTCACCGTCGACCTGGCCGAGGTGACGTTCCTCGACTCGACCGGGCTGGGCGTGCTGGTGACGCTGTGGCACGAGGCCCGCAACGCCGGCGGCAAGTTCCAGGTGTCGCGCCCGTCGCCGACGGCCACCCGGATACTGGAGATCACCGGGGTGGACGCACTCTTCGACCTCGCGTAG
- a CDS encoding lysophospholipid acyltransferase family protein, with the protein MAYDLSKKVGGPILHLAFRPWVEGRQYVPESGAAILASNHLSIMDSVFLPLVLDRDVIFVAKQEYFTGTRPIDRLTARFMRNSGQLPVNRGNNRAAQEALDASLGVLKAGGLFGIYPEGTRSPDARLYRGRTGVAWLALTADVPVVPVAMLNTERALPPGSRVPRPVKVGIRFGPPMTFEDFKGQAGKARARRAVTDQIVAAIGELSGQEYVPHYAPKRNADPDADT; encoded by the coding sequence ATGGCGTACGACCTGAGTAAGAAGGTCGGTGGCCCCATCCTCCACCTCGCGTTTCGTCCGTGGGTCGAAGGACGGCAGTACGTCCCGGAGAGCGGGGCGGCCATCCTCGCCTCGAACCATCTCTCGATCATGGACTCGGTGTTCCTGCCCCTCGTCCTCGACCGGGACGTCATTTTCGTGGCGAAGCAGGAGTACTTCACCGGCACCCGCCCGATCGACCGGCTGACCGCCCGGTTCATGCGCAACTCCGGGCAGCTGCCGGTGAACCGGGGCAACAACCGGGCCGCGCAGGAAGCGCTGGACGCGAGCCTCGGCGTCCTGAAGGCCGGTGGCCTGTTCGGCATCTACCCGGAGGGCACGCGCTCCCCCGACGCGCGGCTGTACCGGGGCCGCACCGGGGTGGCGTGGCTCGCGCTGACCGCCGACGTACCGGTCGTGCCGGTCGCGATGCTCAACACCGAGCGCGCGCTCCCGCCCGGCAGCCGGGTTCCGCGGCCGGTGAAGGTCGGAATCCGGTTCGGGCCGCCGATGACGTTCGAGGACTTCAAGGGGCAGGCCGGGAAGGCGAGGGCCCGGCGGGCGGTTACCGACCAGATCGTGGCCGCCATCGGCGAGCTGTCGGGCCAGGAGTACGTCCCCCATTACGCTCCGAAACGGAACGCGGACCCCGATGCCGATACCTGA
- a CDS encoding XdhC family protein: MREVLDDLFGWWDAGKSVGVGTVVATWKSAPRPAGASMLVGPDGTAVGSVSGGCVEGAVYERAQEAIATGSPGLERYGVSDDDAFAVGLTCGGILDIWVERIDRESYPEFGDVVASVRDGAPVAVVTCVASAAAPTGDDRVGHRLVVWPDRVAGSLGSARLDEAVTDDVRGLLATGRTTTVHYGHDGERRGDDLTLFVSSFAPRPRMIVFGAIDFAAALARIGAFLGYRVTVCDARPVFATAKRFPDADEVVVEWPHRYLRAEADAGRVDERAVLCVLTHDPKFDVPVLEVALRIPAAYVGAMGSRRTHEDRLQRLREAGLTAEESARLASPIGLDLGARTPEETAVSIAAEIVAGRWGGSGARLSTLNAAIHRDTDLLHRDEEELSVTF, translated from the coding sequence ATGCGTGAGGTACTCGACGATCTGTTCGGCTGGTGGGACGCCGGTAAGTCGGTAGGCGTCGGCACGGTCGTGGCCACCTGGAAGAGCGCGCCCCGACCGGCGGGTGCGTCGATGCTCGTCGGCCCCGACGGCACCGCGGTGGGCAGCGTCTCCGGCGGTTGTGTGGAGGGCGCGGTCTACGAGCGCGCCCAGGAGGCGATCGCCACCGGCTCGCCCGGCCTGGAGCGCTACGGCGTCTCCGACGACGACGCGTTCGCGGTCGGCCTGACCTGCGGCGGCATCCTCGACATCTGGGTCGAGCGGATCGACAGGGAGTCGTACCCGGAGTTCGGCGACGTGGTGGCCTCGGTCCGCGACGGTGCGCCGGTCGCGGTGGTGACGTGCGTCGCCAGCGCGGCGGCGCCGACCGGTGACGACCGGGTGGGCCACCGGCTGGTGGTCTGGCCCGACCGGGTCGCCGGTTCGCTCGGCTCCGCCCGGCTCGACGAGGCGGTCACCGACGACGTCCGCGGCCTGCTCGCGACCGGTCGCACCACCACCGTCCACTACGGTCACGACGGCGAGCGCCGCGGCGACGATCTGACCCTGTTCGTGTCCTCGTTCGCTCCGCGGCCCCGGATGATCGTGTTCGGGGCGATCGACTTCGCCGCCGCGCTGGCCCGGATCGGCGCGTTCCTCGGCTACCGGGTGACGGTCTGCGACGCCCGGCCGGTGTTCGCCACCGCCAAGCGCTTCCCGGACGCCGACGAGGTGGTCGTCGAGTGGCCGCACCGGTACCTGCGGGCCGAGGCGGACGCCGGGCGCGTGGACGAGCGGGCCGTGCTGTGCGTGCTCACCCACGATCCGAAGTTCGACGTCCCGGTACTCGAGGTGGCACTGCGGATACCCGCCGCTTACGTCGGCGCGATGGGGTCACGACGTACCCACGAGGACCGGTTGCAGCGCCTCCGCGAGGCCGGGCTCACCGCCGAGGAGTCCGCTCGCCTGGCGTCGCCGATCGGGCTCGATCTGGGAGCGCGCACGCCCGAGGAGACCGCGGTGAGCATCGCGGCCGAGATCGTCGCCGGCCGGTGGGGCGGATCGGGGGCGCGGCTGTCCACGTTGAACGCGGCGATTCACCGCGATACGGACCTTCTCCACCGGGACGAAGAGGAACTCTCCGTTACTTTCTAA
- a CDS encoding DoxX family protein, with amino-acid sequence MASRWKKASPVLLAGGLATIGVLHFVAPKPFTRIVPRALPNPEALVAISGAAELACAALVAIPRTRRFGALASAALFVGVYPANVQMAVDASRTSNATYKAIAYGRLPMQFPLIAWALSVARPRE; translated from the coding sequence ATGGCATCCCGCTGGAAGAAGGCGTCCCCGGTCCTGCTCGCCGGTGGGCTCGCGACGATCGGCGTGCTCCACTTCGTCGCGCCGAAGCCGTTCACGCGCATCGTCCCGAGGGCCCTGCCCAACCCGGAGGCGCTGGTGGCCATCAGCGGCGCGGCCGAGCTGGCGTGCGCCGCGCTGGTGGCGATCCCCAGGACCCGGCGGTTCGGGGCGCTCGCGTCCGCCGCGTTGTTCGTCGGGGTCTACCCGGCCAACGTGCAGATGGCGGTCGACGCCAGCAGAACGTCGAACGCGACGTACAAGGCGATCGCCTACGGCCGCCTGCCGATGCAGTTCCCGCTCATCGCGTGGGCGCTCTCAGTGGCCCGTCCACGCGAGTAG
- a CDS encoding PHP domain-containing protein: MTDATRDPVADLRRIAFLLERAHEATYRVRAFRSAAAAVEKLDADELSERATAGTLKKLPGIGDVTARCVAESLAGEEPVYLRRLEATAGTSVDEAGAELRALLRGDCHTHSDWSDGGSPIREMAEAARSIGHQYVVLTDHSPRLTVANGLSAARLREQLDVVAELNRELAPFRILTGIEVDILDDGSLDQSDELLARLDVVVASVHSKLRDPADTMTKRMLAAIGNPHTDVLGHCTGRLVTGRESTGQGKRPESQFDADAVFAACAERGVAVEINSRPERLDPPKRLLRLAVEAGCHFAIDTDAHAPGQLDWQPYGCARAAQCGVDPARVINTWSAEDLLAWTGH; this comes from the coding sequence GTGACGGACGCCACTCGTGACCCGGTCGCCGACCTGCGGCGCATCGCGTTCCTGCTGGAACGCGCACACGAAGCCACCTACCGGGTCCGGGCGTTCCGCTCGGCCGCCGCGGCCGTGGAGAAGCTCGACGCGGACGAGTTGAGCGAGCGCGCCACCGCCGGGACGCTCAAGAAGCTGCCAGGCATCGGCGACGTCACCGCGCGGTGCGTGGCCGAGTCGCTGGCCGGCGAGGAGCCGGTGTACCTGCGCCGGCTGGAGGCCACCGCGGGCACCTCGGTCGACGAGGCCGGGGCCGAGCTGCGCGCGCTGCTGCGTGGTGACTGCCACACGCACTCCGACTGGTCCGACGGCGGTTCGCCGATCCGGGAGATGGCCGAGGCGGCGCGCAGCATCGGCCACCAGTACGTCGTCCTCACCGATCACTCGCCGCGGCTGACCGTCGCCAACGGCCTGTCGGCCGCGCGGCTGCGCGAGCAGCTCGACGTGGTGGCCGAGCTGAACCGGGAGCTCGCACCGTTCCGCATCCTCACCGGCATCGAGGTCGACATCCTCGACGACGGGTCGCTCGACCAGTCCGACGAGCTGCTGGCCCGGCTCGACGTCGTCGTGGCCAGCGTGCACTCGAAGCTGCGTGACCCGGCCGACACGATGACCAAGCGCATGCTGGCCGCGATCGGGAACCCGCACACCGACGTGCTCGGGCACTGCACCGGGCGCCTGGTGACCGGCCGCGAATCCACCGGTCAGGGCAAACGCCCCGAGAGCCAGTTCGACGCCGACGCGGTGTTCGCCGCGTGCGCCGAGCGCGGCGTCGCGGTGGAGATCAACTCGCGGCCGGAACGGCTCGACCCGCCGAAGCGCCTGCTCCGGCTGGCCGTCGAGGCCGGGTGCCACTTCGCGATCGACACCGACGCGCACGCACCGGGCCAGCTCGACTGGCAGCCCTACGGGTGCGCCCGGGCGGCCCAGTGCGGCGTCGACCCCGCCCGGGTGATCAACACCTGGTCGGCCGAGGACCTACTCGCGTGGACGGGCCACTGA
- a CDS encoding HAD-IIA family hydrolase, giving the protein MTSRKSIDCWLMDMDGVLVHEGVPVPGAPEFLGKLVEKGRPHLVLTNNSIYTPRDLSARLQRAGINVPAESIWTSALATAKFLEDQRPGGTAHVVGEAGLTTALHEIGYVLTDADPDYVVLGETRNYSFEAITTAIRLIDRGARFIATNPDPTGPSHEGALPATGAVAALISKATGVEPYFVGKPNPLMMRSALNAVDGHSESTVMIGDRMDTDVIAGMEAGLETVLVLTGVTRAEDVNRFPFRPSRILNSVADLVDEV; this is encoded by the coding sequence ATGACCTCGCGCAAGAGCATCGACTGCTGGCTGATGGACATGGACGGCGTCCTGGTGCACGAGGGCGTCCCGGTGCCCGGTGCGCCGGAGTTCCTCGGGAAACTGGTCGAGAAGGGCCGTCCGCACCTGGTGCTGACGAACAACTCGATCTACACGCCGCGTGACCTCTCGGCGCGGCTGCAGCGGGCCGGTATCAACGTGCCGGCGGAGTCGATCTGGACCTCGGCGCTGGCCACCGCGAAGTTCCTGGAGGACCAGCGTCCGGGCGGCACGGCGCACGTGGTCGGAGAGGCCGGTCTCACGACCGCGCTGCACGAGATCGGGTACGTCCTCACCGACGCCGACCCCGACTACGTCGTGCTGGGGGAGACCCGGAACTACAGCTTCGAGGCGATCACGACCGCGATCCGGCTGATCGACCGGGGTGCGCGGTTCATCGCGACGAACCCCGACCCGACCGGACCGTCGCACGAGGGCGCGCTCCCGGCCACCGGGGCGGTCGCCGCGCTGATCAGCAAGGCCACCGGCGTCGAGCCGTACTTCGTCGGCAAGCCGAACCCGCTGATGATGCGCTCGGCGCTCAACGCGGTCGACGGGCACAGCGAGAGCACGGTGATGATCGGCGACCGGATGGACACCGACGTCATCGCCGGCATGGAGGCCGGGCTGGAGACCGTTCTCGTGCTGACCGGCGTCACCCGGGCCGAGGACGTGAACCGGTTCCCCTTCCGCCCCTCCCGCATCCTGAACTCGGTCGCGGATCTCGTCGACGAGGTCTGA
- a CDS encoding TetR/AcrR family transcriptional regulator — protein MSDEMERRGEGSERRLATRPAGDRRVARRLANRQVVEDAALRLFARNGFEATTVDEIAAAAGVSVRSFHHHFPTKRDVLVGDLSGPSERLAAALAEQPEGAHPLVAFRAALRTVGLQKDAGHRERILLRARILRAEPHLVPIAHELFRGFGRILAEDVARRSGLDPERDAYPRLVAAVAVAALGATMLSLAPERCDQGALEEAIDSAFDCVLAGLPAPCAASTAPPVRVADSAPPEPPAPAASSGSPAASAAGADGKMCRPSST, from the coding sequence ATGAGTGACGAGATGGAGCGGCGCGGCGAAGGCTCGGAACGGCGGCTGGCGACCCGTCCGGCCGGTGATCGTCGCGTCGCGCGGCGGCTGGCCAACCGCCAGGTCGTGGAGGACGCCGCGCTGCGACTGTTCGCGCGGAACGGGTTCGAGGCCACCACCGTCGACGAGATCGCCGCCGCGGCCGGCGTCAGCGTGCGATCGTTCCACCACCACTTCCCGACGAAGCGCGACGTGCTGGTGGGGGACCTGAGCGGGCCGTCGGAGCGGCTGGCCGCGGCGCTGGCCGAGCAGCCAGAGGGGGCGCATCCGCTGGTGGCGTTCCGGGCCGCGTTGCGCACGGTCGGGCTGCAGAAGGACGCCGGTCATCGCGAGCGGATTCTGCTGCGGGCCCGCATCCTGCGTGCCGAGCCGCACCTGGTGCCGATCGCGCACGAGTTGTTCCGCGGGTTCGGCCGGATCCTGGCCGAGGACGTCGCGCGGCGGTCCGGGCTCGACCCGGAGCGGGACGCGTACCCGCGGCTGGTCGCCGCGGTGGCGGTGGCCGCGCTCGGCGCGACGATGCTGTCGCTGGCGCCGGAGCGCTGCGATCAGGGTGCGCTCGAGGAGGCCATCGACAGCGCGTTCGACTGCGTCCTGGCCGGGCTGCCGGCCCCGTGCGCCGCGAGCACCGCCCCGCCCGTCCGGGTCGCCGACTCCGCGCCGCCCGAGCCTCCCGCGCCCGCCGCCTCGAGCGGGTCGCCGGCCGCGTCGGCCGCGGGTGCGGACGGGAAGATGTGCAGGCCCAGCAGTACGTAG
- a CDS encoding LacI family DNA-binding transcriptional regulator, producing the protein MGTTSIREVAERAGVSVGTVSNVLNRPDAVAPATRERVRRAIDDLGFVRNESARHLRAGRSRTLGLVVLDVTNPFFTDVARGVEDAANDAGLAVILCNSDERRDKEQAYLDLLEEQRVQGVLITPVDVDGDRLSRLRRRGVPVVLLDRHAGEGDYCSVAVDDVLGGELAAAHLRDLGHERIAYVSGPMSLAQCADRYRGAIAGGELEILAGTALNVASGRDAGERLLGLRTPPTAVFCANDLLALGVLQVMVARGLSVPGDISIVGYDDIEFAAAAAVPLSSVRQPRHLLGRTAAELLVAEADAAGPHVHRQVRFSPELVVRASSGPPKPAL; encoded by the coding sequence ATGGGGACGACGAGCATCCGCGAGGTCGCGGAGCGAGCCGGCGTGTCGGTCGGGACCGTCTCCAACGTGCTCAACCGCCCCGACGCGGTGGCCCCGGCGACCCGCGAACGCGTCCGCCGGGCGATCGACGACCTCGGGTTCGTCCGGAACGAGTCGGCCCGCCATCTGCGCGCCGGGCGCAGCCGCACGCTGGGCCTGGTGGTCCTCGACGTCACCAACCCGTTCTTCACCGACGTCGCCCGCGGCGTGGAGGACGCCGCGAACGACGCCGGGCTCGCGGTCATCCTCTGCAACTCCGACGAGCGGCGCGACAAGGAGCAGGCCTACCTCGATCTGCTCGAGGAGCAGCGCGTCCAGGGCGTACTGATCACGCCGGTCGACGTCGACGGCGACCGCCTGTCCCGGCTGCGCCGGCGCGGTGTCCCGGTGGTGCTGCTCGATCGGCACGCCGGCGAGGGCGACTACTGCTCGGTCGCGGTGGACGACGTCCTCGGCGGCGAACTGGCCGCGGCCCACCTGCGCGACCTCGGCCACGAGCGCATCGCCTACGTGAGCGGGCCGATGAGCCTCGCGCAGTGCGCCGACCGGTACCGGGGCGCGATCGCGGGCGGCGAGCTGGAGATTCTCGCCGGGACGGCGTTGAACGTCGCCTCCGGCCGGGACGCCGGCGAGCGGCTACTCGGGCTGCGCACCCCTCCGACGGCGGTGTTCTGCGCCAACGACCTGCTGGCCCTGGGCGTCCTGCAGGTGATGGTGGCCCGTGGGCTGTCGGTCCCGGGTGACATCTCGATCGTCGGTTACGACGACATCGAATTCGCCGCCGCGGCCGCGGTGCCGCTCAGCTCGGTGCGTCAGCCCCGGCATCTGCTGGGGCGCACGGCGGCGGAGCTGCTGGTCGCGGAGGCCGACGCGGCGGGGCCGCACGTGCACCGCCAGGTGCGGTTCTCCCCCGAACTCGTGGTTCGGGCGTCGAGCGGGCCGCCCAAGCCGGCCCTGTGA
- a CDS encoding sugar ABC transporter ATP-binding protein, with protein sequence MTNSEPARPLLSLEGVGKTFGALRALDGVSLDLHPGEVHALMGENGAGKSTLVRILAGVHKPDAGVVRLDGEDVTFADPAAARDAGIAVIYQEPTLFGDLSVTENVFMGRQPLGRFRAIDRKAMRTQVEALFARLGVALDPDRPASGLSIADQQLVEIAKALSLNARVIIMDEPTAALSSREVERLFTVARTLRESGSALVFISHRLDEVYALCDRVTVLRDGKFVSSDPLADVTEDELVRRMVGRDLDALFPKLDTTPGEVALKVERLTREGVFTDVSFEVRAGEIVALAGLVGSGRSEVARCVFGIDGYDAGSVTVRGSALKPGRPAKAIDAGLALVPEDRRQQGLVMELSIERNATMTQLGGLARFGLLGGRAERARAKEWATRLQLKYRRLSDAVGVLSGGNQQKVVLAKWLATAPKVLIVDEPTRGIDVGTKAEVHRLLSQLASEGVAVLMISSELPEVLGMADRVLVMREGRLAAELDRTEATEETVLSAAVGRPGRAA encoded by the coding sequence GTGACCAACAGCGAGCCCGCCCGGCCGCTGCTCTCCCTGGAGGGGGTGGGCAAGACGTTCGGGGCGTTGCGTGCGCTCGACGGCGTCTCGCTCGACCTCCACCCCGGCGAGGTGCACGCCCTCATGGGGGAGAACGGTGCCGGCAAGTCCACTCTGGTCCGCATCCTCGCGGGCGTGCACAAGCCCGACGCCGGCGTGGTCCGCCTCGACGGCGAGGACGTGACGTTCGCCGACCCGGCCGCCGCGCGTGACGCCGGCATCGCGGTGATCTACCAGGAGCCGACGCTCTTCGGCGATCTCTCGGTGACCGAGAACGTCTTCATGGGCCGCCAGCCGCTCGGCCGTTTCCGCGCGATCGACCGCAAGGCGATGCGCACCCAGGTGGAGGCGCTGTTCGCCCGCCTCGGGGTCGCGCTCGACCCGGACCGCCCGGCCAGCGGCCTCTCGATCGCCGACCAGCAGCTGGTCGAGATCGCGAAGGCGCTCTCGCTGAACGCGCGGGTCATCATCATGGACGAGCCGACCGCTGCGCTCTCGTCCCGCGAGGTCGAGCGGCTGTTCACGGTCGCGCGCACGCTCCGGGAGAGCGGCTCGGCGCTGGTCTTCATCTCGCACCGCCTCGACGAGGTCTACGCGCTCTGCGACCGGGTCACGGTGCTGCGTGACGGCAAGTTCGTCTCCTCCGACCCGCTGGCCGACGTCACCGAGGACGAGCTCGTCCGCCGGATGGTCGGGCGGGACCTGGACGCGCTGTTCCCGAAGCTCGACACGACGCCCGGCGAGGTCGCGCTCAAGGTCGAGCGCCTCACCCGTGAGGGCGTCTTCACCGACGTGTCGTTCGAGGTGCGCGCGGGCGAGATCGTCGCGCTGGCCGGGCTGGTCGGCTCCGGCCGCAGCGAGGTCGCCCGGTGCGTGTTCGGCATCGACGGCTACGACGCCGGCTCGGTCACGGTCCGGGGCAGCGCGCTCAAGCCCGGGCGGCCGGCCAAAGCCATCGACGCCGGCCTCGCGCTCGTCCCGGAGGACCGCCGCCAACAGGGCCTGGTCATGGAGCTCTCGATCGAGCGCAACGCCACGATGACGCAGCTGGGCGGGCTCGCGCGCTTCGGTCTGCTCGGCGGCCGCGCGGAGCGGGCCCGCGCCAAGGAGTGGGCCACCCGCCTCCAGCTCAAGTACCGCAGGCTCTCCGACGCCGTCGGGGTGCTCTCCGGCGGCAACCAGCAGAAGGTCGTCCTGGCCAAGTGGCTGGCGACCGCTCCGAAGGTGCTGATCGTCGACGAGCCCACCCGGGGCATCGACGTCGGCACCAAGGCGGAGGTCCACCGGCTGCTCTCCCAGCTGGCGTCCGAGGGGGTCGCGGTGCTGATGATCTCCTCCGAGCTCCCGGAGGTGCTCGGGATGGCCGACCGGGTGCTGGTCATGCGTGAAGGCCGGCTCGCCGCCGAGCTCGACCGCACCGAGGCCACCGAGGAGACCGTGCTCTCCGCCGCCGTCGGCCGTCCGGGGCGTGCGGCATGA